From Treponema sp. OMZ 787:
TTACAGCATAATATTAAAACCTATGAACAAGCAAAGTCGATAAGACTTGATGTTCTAGTACAGACTGAAAACGGCAAATTTTATGATGTTGAAATGCAGGTAAGCAATGAGAGGAATATACCTAAGCGAATGAGATTTTACCAGGCAGCTATCGATATTTCGTTCTTGGATAAAGGCAATTCTTATACTAACTTAAATGATACTTTTATAATTTTTATCTGTATGTTTGACACTGTAGGCAAAAACATGCCTATCTATACCTTTGAAAACATCTGCATAGAGGATAAAAATACCACTTTACAAGACGGCACACAAAAAGTTATAATAAATGCAGAGGCTTTCAAGAACATTAAGAATGATGATTTAAAGGAATTTTTAGAATACCTTAAAACAGGTAAGGCAAAGACTGAATTTACAAGGAGGTTAGAAAAAATGATACAGGCAATAAAAAATAATGAACAAGCAAGACAAGAATACAGATTAATGTCTACCTTTGAAATGGACGCCAGAGATAGAGGAGCTCATGATAAAGCCCTAGAAACAGCCAAACTCATGAAAATGGAAAAATGTGATAATAATTTTATCATGAGAATGACAGGGCTTTCTGAAACAGAGATTGAAAAACTGTAATTTAATATTTTAAAAATTGTCTTTTATCAATAACCACTGCATTGAACCAGCGAAGTGGAAACATACCAAAAATCCGGCCTATAGATTTTTTTAAGCAAAAGCGGTACAATAATGCCTTTGGAGAAGTAATTATGAAGATGACGCAGATGTATATGCCTACATTGAGAGAGATTCCGAATGAGGCTGTTGTTGAAAGCCATAAGCTGCTTTTAAGGGCAGGAATGATAAGAAATTTGGCAAACGGGCTTTTTGCCTATCTCCCCCTCGGCTTAAAGGCCTTTAGAAAGGTCGAAAAAATTATCAGGGAAGAAATGGATGCAATAGGCTGTCTCGAATTTAAGCCTCCCGTAATCGTTCCGGGTGAAATTTGGCAGGAATCGGGAAGATGGGATTCTATGGGGCCTGAACTTTTGCGCATTAAAAACCGCTTAAACCAAGAGTTGGTAGTAAGCCCCACGGCCGAAGAAGCCTTCACGGCTCTTTTAAAGAACGAATTATCATCTTACAAAAACTATCCGGTCTTAACCTATCAGATTAACACAAAATACCGCGACGAGATCAGGCCCCGCTACGGGCTTATGAGAACCCGCGAATTTACAATGAAGGATGCTTATTCTTTCCATACAAATGACGAAAGTTTGGACGAAGCCTATCTCAGCTTTGAAAAAGCCTATGTAAAGATTTTTAAGCGCTGCGGCCTTACCGTAATAGGCGTAAAAGCCGATTCGGGGGCGATGGGAGGAAGCGGCTCGCAGGAGTTTATGGTAGAGTCTTCCGTAGGGGACGACACACTCCTTATCTGCCCTTCTTGCGGTTATGCAGCAAACGAAGAAAAGGCGGCCTGCGCACCCGACAAGGAGCAAGGTTCGGCTTCTGCAATTAGTATAGAAGAAATTGAAACACCCAACGTAAAAACGATAGAAGAACTTACAGCCTTTTTAAAAACGGAAAGCTCTTCCTTTATAAAAACCTTGATTTACCGCGTAGAAAATTCCGAAGTGCTCGGCAATGCAGAAAACGGTAAAAAAAGTGCAAAAAACGCAGAGCTGGAAGCTCTTTTAATTGCCGTCTGCATAAGGGGAGACTTGGAGGTAAACGAAGCAAAATTAAAATCCTCCCTTAAAGCCTCGGAAGCAATCCTCGCAAGCGATGCCGAAGTCGAAGAAGCTACAGGCACAGTTGTAGGCTTTGCGGGTCCCGTAGGCTTAAAAAACATTCCCGTAATTGCCGATGAAAGCGTTATGCTCATGCACGATGCTGTAACCGGAGCCTTAAAAAAGGATAAACACCTCATCCACGTTGAGCCTTCAAGGGATTTTATACCCGCCCATGTCTTTGACCTCCGCACGGTAAGAGCAGGAGATAAGTGCTCCGTATGCGGCACCCCTCTTTACACTAAAAAGGGCAATGAACTCGGCCACATCTTTAAGCTGGGCTATAAATATACAAAGTCAATGAACATGACCTATCTTGACGAAAACGGAAAACAGCAACATCCCTCGATGGGCTGCTACGGCATAGGGCTTGACCGCCTTACGGCTTCAATCGTTGAAGAACACCACGATGAAGACGGAATAATCTGGCCAATGAGCGTCGCTCCCTTTCAGGTTGCCATAGTTCCCATAAAATACGAGGGCGAAATGCAAAAGGAAGCCGACCGCCTCTATGACGAGTGCAAAAAAAGAGGAATTGAAGTTCTCTTGGATGACCGAAAAGAAAGAACCGGCGTTAAATTTAAGGATATGGACCTTATAGGCATCCCGATAAGGCTCGTAGTCGGCGAAAAAAATCTTCCCAATATCGAATTTAAACTGAGAAGCAGTTCTGAAAACAGCTTGGTCAATAAAGGCGAAGTGATGGATTTGGTAGAAAAAACCGTAAAAGAAGAACTTGCAAAATTAAGCTAGAGGCTTTTTAAGATGAAAAAGATTTTAAGTTTAAGCTTTTTGCTTTTTTTTCTCCTTACGGCAGCGGCTTTTAGCTTTGCCGCTGAGGAAAAGCCCGCATGGGAGGGTACGGAATCGGGGGATTATGTTATCTACCGCGACCTTTCATGGAAGGAACCGGCTTGGGCAGGCTTTTTATATTACAACGATAACGAAATAGGCAGCTTCTTGTACACCTCGAACGGAAAAATCTTTGCAAAGGTTCTTTTTAGCGGAGAAATTTTGGATGGGGACTTCGTAATCACAGGCCAAAACAACATTTCGGGCATCAACACGGACCCTGCCTACACCTATGCCGTAAACTATCTTATGGGAATGCTCCCTAAACTCTATTCGTGGAAATCTCAAAACCTGATTGAAAGCCTCGTAATAAAAACAGGCTCCAAAACGGTAAATGAAGAACAATTCGGAGGCGAAAGCGAGGTAAAATTCCAATCCTACATACCCCTCTTTCATGTAAAAGAGATTTTAGATTCCGGTAAGAAAAAAGCCTTTGAGCTGGTAGAAATGGGAAAAACCATGGACGAAAAAACTTTTTTTGAGTTTACCCCCAACGAAGAAACTAAACAGCTTGAGACCAAATTCGTTTTAAACCCTAAGGCAAAAAAAGAGCAAAGAACAGTTGACGGAATAAAACTTTCCTTAGACAGCCAATGGAAGCAGATAGCAGACAATGCTTTTTTAATGGGAAATGAGGCCTTTTTAAATGTCAACACCATCGACTTAAAAAAGACACCCGATATTAAAGGCCGGGAGGCAGATTTTTTGATAAAATACTTTTCGTCTTCGGGTAAGGCCTCAAAGGTGCTTGCAAAAAATACGGAAGTTACCGGCTCAAAACAAAAATTTAAAATCATAAACAAAGTCTATGATCTTGAAACAAAGAGCACAAAGCACGATATTAAACTGGTAATCAAAAAAGAAAATTCAAAGTATACTGTAGTAAGTTTAACCGTCGATAAGGCTTCGTACCAAAAGTACAAAGAATATTTTGACGGCTTATTTTAAAAGATTTTACGGAGGTTCAAAATGCAGCAGACTTTAATGGAGTATGTTAGAGAAAAATTACCTGAAATTACAAAACATAAGAGTGCAAACCATGAAGTTACACCCGAAAATGTATTTCAAAAAGGAAATTCCGATCTGGCTAAAATTCTTGACAAGATGGTAGACGATCTCGCCCTTGAAAGTTCGGAGTTCAGACACCCTGAACACTTAGAAGAATTTTTAAACGAAGTAAAAACAGGAAAAAAAGGCATTATCCTTGCAGAACACTACAGCAACATGGATTACCCTGCTTTTATAAATTTGATGAAAAAAACAGGCCCAAAGGGAACTGAACTAGCAGAAAAATGTATCGCAATGG
This genomic window contains:
- a CDS encoding proline--tRNA ligase, translated to MKMTQMYMPTLREIPNEAVVESHKLLLRAGMIRNLANGLFAYLPLGLKAFRKVEKIIREEMDAIGCLEFKPPVIVPGEIWQESGRWDSMGPELLRIKNRLNQELVVSPTAEEAFTALLKNELSSYKNYPVLTYQINTKYRDEIRPRYGLMRTREFTMKDAYSFHTNDESLDEAYLSFEKAYVKIFKRCGLTVIGVKADSGAMGGSGSQEFMVESSVGDDTLLICPSCGYAANEEKAACAPDKEQGSASAISIEEIETPNVKTIEELTAFLKTESSSFIKTLIYRVENSEVLGNAENGKKSAKNAELEALLIAVCIRGDLEVNEAKLKSSLKASEAILASDAEVEEATGTVVGFAGPVGLKNIPVIADESVMLMHDAVTGALKKDKHLIHVEPSRDFIPAHVFDLRTVRAGDKCSVCGTPLYTKKGNELGHIFKLGYKYTKSMNMTYLDENGKQQHPSMGCYGIGLDRLTASIVEEHHDEDGIIWPMSVAPFQVAIVPIKYEGEMQKEADRLYDECKKRGIEVLLDDRKERTGVKFKDMDLIGIPIRLVVGEKNLPNIEFKLRSSSENSLVNKGEVMDLVEKTVKEELAKLS
- a CDS encoding Rpn family recombination-promoting nuclease/putative transposase; this encodes MVKRFEDLTFTDDFMFCKVMQEPYLCKRLIEMILFDSIGKISYISLQHNIKTYEQAKSIRLDVLVQTENGKFYDVEMQVSNERNIPKRMRFYQAAIDISFLDKGNSYTNLNDTFIIFICMFDTVGKNMPIYTFENICIEDKNTTLQDGTQKVIINAEAFKNIKNDDLKEFLEYLKTGKAKTEFTRRLEKMIQAIKNNEQARQEYRLMSTFEMDARDRGAHDKALETAKLMKMEKCDNNFIMRMTGLSETEIEKL